Proteins encoded in a region of the Streptomyces sp. NBC_00310 genome:
- a CDS encoding carbohydrate kinase family protein — MDDDRPDVLLTGLLFYDLVLTGLGKPPTPGEEIWTDGMGCGPGGIANLAVAAARFGLRTSLATVFGDDYYGGYCRDVLAGQENVDLSLSRTADGWHTPVTVSLAHGHDRALVTHGQEPPYSQDVLMGDPPESRTALVHIEAEPREWLAKAAANGTHIYADVGWDPTQQWSGDLLDQLALCHAFLPNETEAMAYTRTDSAVAALGTLSELVPVAVVTRGGDGAVAVDQTTGEYAEVPALDVDVLDATGAGDVFGASFVAASLGGWPLVERLRFAVLSAGLSVGHHGGGLAAPGWYGVDRWWRSLTDPDLMKAYGFLPHRIPADLGPPVRHAPVTPPARPH, encoded by the coding sequence GTGGACGACGACCGGCCCGATGTGCTGCTGACCGGGCTGCTCTTCTACGACCTCGTGCTCACGGGGCTGGGAAAGCCGCCCACACCCGGCGAGGAGATCTGGACCGACGGCATGGGCTGCGGTCCGGGCGGCATCGCCAACCTGGCGGTGGCCGCGGCCCGTTTCGGCCTGCGGACCTCCCTGGCCACGGTCTTCGGCGACGACTACTACGGCGGCTACTGCCGTGACGTCCTCGCCGGCCAGGAGAACGTCGACCTCTCCCTCTCGCGCACCGCGGACGGCTGGCACACCCCCGTCACCGTCTCCCTCGCCCACGGTCATGACCGGGCCCTGGTCACCCACGGCCAGGAACCCCCTTACTCCCAGGACGTGTTGATGGGCGACCCGCCCGAGTCGCGCACGGCACTGGTGCACATCGAGGCCGAGCCGCGCGAGTGGCTGGCCAAGGCCGCCGCGAACGGCACGCACATCTACGCGGACGTCGGCTGGGACCCCACCCAGCAGTGGTCCGGCGACCTGCTCGACCAACTCGCCCTGTGCCACGCCTTCCTCCCCAACGAGACCGAGGCGATGGCGTACACCCGGACCGACAGCGCGGTCGCCGCGCTCGGCACGCTGAGCGAGCTGGTGCCGGTGGCCGTGGTCACGCGTGGCGGCGATGGCGCCGTCGCGGTGGACCAGACGACGGGCGAGTACGCGGAGGTCCCGGCCCTCGACGTCGACGTGCTCGACGCGACGGGCGCCGGCGACGTCTTCGGCGCGAGCTTCGTCGCCGCCTCCCTGGGCGGCTGGCCGCTGGTGGAGCGGCTGCGGTTCGCCGTCCTGTCCGCCGGACTGTCCGTGGGCCACCACGGCGGAGGCCTGGCGGCGCCCGGCTGGTACGGCGTCGACCGCTGGTGGCGCTCGCTGACCGACCCCGACCTGATGAAGGCCTACGGCTTCCTCCCGCACCGCATCCCGGCGGACCTCGGCCCACCGGTGCGTCACGCCCCGGTCACCCCGCCCGCCCGGCCGCACTGA
- a CDS encoding carbohydrate ABC transporter permease produces the protein MTTAVTPRPATGAKRQRRPKGLSAHVFLVLAVLISVFPFVWTIVMATNTTRDIYKSPPKLTFGSHLLENIRHVLDTIDFFGSMLNTVVVACVTTVLVLFVDSLAAFAFAKFEFPGRKWLFGTLLVFMMLPLQLAVLPQFILMSEVGWVGMLKALVWPALSNAFGIFWLRQYIENGVPDELLDAARIDGAGFFRQYWNVALPMIKPALSFLAIYAFVGAWNDYVWPLIVLTNPEHVTLQVELAQLNVGHNTDYSMVMAGVLMASLPLVAVFAIFARGFIAGATEGAVQGS, from the coding sequence ATGACGACCGCCGTCACGCCGCGGCCGGCCACGGGCGCCAAGCGCCAGCGCCGCCCCAAGGGCCTGTCCGCGCACGTCTTCCTCGTCCTGGCCGTCCTGATCTCGGTGTTCCCGTTCGTGTGGACGATCGTGATGGCGACCAACACCACCCGGGACATCTACAAGAGCCCGCCGAAGCTGACCTTCGGCTCCCATCTGCTGGAGAACATCCGGCATGTGCTGGACACCATCGACTTCTTCGGGTCGATGCTCAACACGGTCGTCGTCGCGTGTGTCACCACGGTCCTGGTGCTGTTCGTCGACTCCCTGGCGGCCTTCGCCTTCGCCAAGTTCGAGTTCCCCGGGCGCAAGTGGCTCTTCGGCACCCTGCTGGTGTTCATGATGCTGCCGCTCCAGCTGGCCGTCCTGCCGCAGTTCATCCTGATGTCCGAGGTCGGCTGGGTCGGCATGCTCAAGGCGCTGGTCTGGCCCGCGCTCTCCAACGCCTTCGGCATCTTCTGGCTGCGCCAGTACATCGAGAACGGTGTGCCCGACGAACTGCTGGACGCGGCCCGCATCGACGGCGCCGGGTTCTTCCGTCAGTACTGGAACGTCGCCCTGCCGATGATCAAGCCCGCGTTGTCCTTCCTCGCCATCTACGCCTTCGTCGGTGCCTGGAACGACTACGTCTGGCCCCTCATCGTGCTCACCAATCCCGAGCACGTCACCCTCCAGGTGGAGCTGGCCCAGCTCAACGTCGGCCACAACACCGACTACAGCATGGTCATGGCCGGTGTACTCATGGCGTCCCTGCCGCTGGTCGCGGTCTTCGCGATCTTCGCGCGCGGCTTCATCGCGGGCGCCACCGAGGGCGCGGTACAGGGCAGCTGA
- a CDS encoding alpha-mannosidase, producing the protein MHDERRRIEERVERVHTQRVKPAVYAASVPFEVEAWQAPGEPVPFEEAAGASYTPFAMDTPWGPPWGTTWFRMRGQVPAAWAGRRVEAVIDLGFVGDWPGNQAEALVHLADGTPLKAVNPLNQYVPIGNPVRGGETIDYLVEAASNPDILADNFSKITPMGDILTAGDKPLYTFQRADLAVLDEEVFHLDLDLQVLRELMVHLGEHEPRRHEILHALDRAMDAVDLDDVSGSATAVREILAPVLAKPAHASAHTISGVGHAHIDSAWLWPIRETKRKTSRTFSNVTALADEYEDFIFACSQAVQYEWVRDNYPQVWERIKKAVDKGQWVPVGGMWVESDGNLPGGEAIARQLVHGKRFFIEHFGIETKGVWLPDSFGYNASYPQLAKLAGNDWFLTQKISWNQTNRFPHHTFWWEGIDGTRIFTHFPPVDTYNARFSGEEMDRAVRNYQEKGAGTRSLAPFGWGDGGGGPTREIMERARRLADLEGSPKVVVEHPDEFFAKARAEYEDAPVWNGELYLELHRATYTSQARTKQGNRRSEHKLREAELWATTAALHAPGYSYPYEKLDRLWKTVLLHQFHDILPGSSIAWVHREAEAEYARVAKELEELTAQAISALGGGDPRVFNTSPRDRAEVVRTPAGAPVYVTVPANGSAPLTAAEPPHPVTVSGRVLDNGLVRVEIAEDGTLASVRDLRADREVLGDTGNLLRLHTDLPNYWDAWDVDKHYKNRYTDLLDAESVTVVEEDPLLGAIRVERSFGKGSRITQTITLRAGSPRIDFETDIDWHEAEKFLKAGFPIDVRAPHSSAEIQFGHIQRPTHTNTSWEAARFEVSGHRWVHVAEPGYGVAVINDSTYGHDVSRTVREDGGTTTTVRLSLVRAPRIPDPEADQGKHRITYSLLPGASIEDAVAEGYALNLPLRVADAAGAPEPVVSVDGAGVTVEAVKLADDASGDVVVRIYESNGGRARGVLRTGFPLAGAQITDLLERPLSETATDGDGVPVTLRPFEVQTLRLAVGER; encoded by the coding sequence ATGCACGACGAACGCCGCCGCATCGAGGAACGCGTCGAGCGCGTCCACACCCAGCGCGTCAAGCCCGCCGTCTACGCGGCCTCCGTGCCCTTCGAGGTCGAGGCCTGGCAGGCGCCGGGCGAGCCCGTCCCCTTCGAGGAGGCCGCGGGCGCCTCGTACACACCGTTCGCGATGGACACCCCCTGGGGCCCGCCGTGGGGCACGACCTGGTTCCGGATGCGCGGACAGGTGCCCGCCGCGTGGGCGGGCCGCCGCGTCGAGGCGGTCATCGACCTCGGCTTCGTCGGCGACTGGCCCGGCAACCAGGCCGAGGCCCTGGTCCACCTCGCCGACGGCACCCCGCTGAAGGCGGTCAACCCGCTCAACCAGTACGTGCCGATCGGCAACCCCGTCCGGGGCGGCGAGACCATCGACTACCTGGTCGAGGCGGCGTCCAACCCCGACATCCTCGCCGACAACTTCTCGAAGATCACGCCGATGGGTGACATCCTCACGGCCGGCGACAAGCCGCTCTACACCTTCCAGCGCGCCGACCTCGCCGTCCTCGACGAGGAGGTCTTCCACCTCGACCTGGACCTCCAGGTGCTGCGCGAGCTGATGGTCCACCTCGGCGAGCACGAGCCCCGCCGCCACGAGATCCTGCACGCCCTGGACCGGGCCATGGACGCCGTCGACCTGGACGACGTCTCCGGCAGTGCGACGGCGGTCCGCGAGATCCTCGCCCCGGTCCTCGCCAAGCCCGCCCATGCCAGCGCCCACACCATCTCCGGCGTCGGCCACGCCCACATCGACTCCGCCTGGCTCTGGCCCATCCGCGAGACCAAGCGCAAGACGTCCCGCACCTTCTCCAACGTCACCGCGCTGGCCGACGAGTACGAGGACTTCATCTTCGCCTGCTCCCAGGCCGTGCAGTACGAGTGGGTCCGCGACAACTACCCGCAGGTGTGGGAACGGATCAAGAAGGCCGTCGACAAGGGCCAGTGGGTACCCGTCGGCGGCATGTGGGTCGAGTCCGACGGCAACCTGCCCGGCGGCGAGGCCATCGCCCGCCAGCTCGTCCACGGCAAGCGGTTCTTCATCGAGCACTTCGGCATCGAGACCAAGGGCGTCTGGCTGCCGGACTCCTTCGGCTACAACGCCTCCTACCCGCAGCTCGCCAAGCTCGCCGGCAACGACTGGTTCCTCACCCAGAAGATCTCCTGGAACCAGACCAACAGGTTCCCCCACCACACCTTCTGGTGGGAGGGCATCGACGGCACCCGCATCTTCACCCACTTCCCGCCGGTCGACACCTACAACGCCCGCTTCAGCGGCGAGGAGATGGACCGCGCCGTCCGCAACTACCAGGAGAAGGGCGCCGGCACCCGCTCGCTGGCGCCCTTCGGCTGGGGCGACGGCGGTGGCGGCCCCACCCGCGAGATCATGGAACGCGCCCGCCGCCTCGCGGACCTGGAGGGCTCACCGAAGGTCGTCGTCGAACACCCCGACGAGTTCTTCGCCAAGGCCCGCGCCGAGTACGAGGACGCCCCCGTCTGGAACGGCGAGCTGTACCTGGAGCTCCACCGTGCCACGTACACCTCCCAGGCCCGCACCAAGCAGGGCAACCGCCGCAGCGAGCACAAGCTGCGCGAGGCCGAACTCTGGGCGACCACGGCCGCGCTCCACGCGCCCGGCTACTCCTACCCGTACGAGAAGCTCGACCGCCTCTGGAAGACGGTCCTCCTCCACCAGTTCCACGACATCCTGCCGGGCTCCTCGATCGCCTGGGTCCACCGCGAGGCGGAGGCGGAGTACGCGCGGGTGGCGAAGGAACTGGAGGAGCTGACGGCTCAGGCGATCTCGGCGCTCGGCGGCGGAGACCCGCGGGTCTTCAACACCAGCCCGCGCGACCGGGCCGAGGTGGTCCGTACGCCGGCGGGTGCACCGGTGTACGTGACGGTACCCGCGAACGGCAGCGCGCCCCTCACCGCCGCCGAACCCCCGCACCCCGTCACCGTCTCCGGCCGCGTCCTCGACAACGGCCTGGTCCGGGTGGAGATCGCCGAGGACGGCACCCTCGCCTCCGTGCGCGACCTACGTGCCGACCGCGAGGTGCTCGGCGACACGGGCAACCTGCTCCGTCTGCACACCGACCTCCCGAACTACTGGGACGCCTGGGACGTCGACAAGCACTACAAGAACCGCTACACGGACCTGCTGGACGCCGAGTCGGTGACCGTGGTCGAGGAGGACCCCCTCCTCGGCGCCATCCGCGTGGAGCGCTCGTTCGGCAAGGGATCCCGCATCACCCAGACGATCACCCTGCGCGCCGGCAGCCCCCGGATCGACTTCGAGACGGACATCGACTGGCACGAGGCCGAGAAGTTCCTCAAGGCCGGCTTCCCGATCGACGTCCGCGCGCCCCACTCCTCCGCGGAGATCCAGTTCGGCCACATCCAGCGCCCCACCCACACCAACACCAGCTGGGAGGCGGCCCGCTTCGAGGTCTCCGGCCACCGCTGGGTGCACGTCGCCGAGCCCGGCTACGGCGTGGCGGTGATCAACGACTCCACCTACGGCCACGACGTCTCCCGCACGGTCCGCGAGGACGGCGGTACGACCACCACGGTCCGCCTCAGCCTGGTCCGCGCCCCGCGCATCCCGGACCCCGAGGCCGACCAGGGCAAGCACCGCATCACCTACTCGCTCCTGCCCGGCGCGAGCATCGAGGACGCGGTCGCCGAGGGCTACGCCCTCAACCTGCCGCTGCGGGTCGCGGACGCGGCCGGCGCCCCCGAGCCGGTCGTGTCCGTGGACGGCGCCGGAGTGACCGTCGAGGCGGTCAAGCTCGCCGACGACGCCTCCGGCGACGTCGTGGTCCGGATCTACGAATCGAATGGCGGCCGGGCCCGGGGCGTCCTGCGCACCGGCTTCCCGCTCGCCGGTGCCCAGATCACCGACCTGCTGGAACGCCCCCTGTCGGAGACGGCCACGGACGGCGACGGCGTCCCGGTGACGCTGCGCCCGTTCGAGGTGCAGACCCTGCGGCTGGCGGTGGGGGAACGGTGA
- a CDS encoding carbohydrate ABC transporter permease, whose amino-acid sequence MLSYWRQYLAISPFYLIFVVFSFVPVFYSLYLAFQRYDGLGTKQFVGFQQFEFLWSDPVFWLSIRNTLLIWVLSTVPTLFGALVLATLLHSVRRFKGFYRIALYVPNVTSIVAVAIFFGAVFSNDFGLVNAILGMVGISPVPWLSNPWLIKVVIALLMTWMWTGYNMIIYLAGLQSIPNSVYEAARMDGAGPVRTFFQITIPIMRPIILFTVVISTINGLQSFSEPQVLFASNAANQNLGGPGQAGLTTLLYFYQSAFLDNDYGYGAAIVWAFFVLIIVLVVINWRIVQRGRKS is encoded by the coding sequence GTGCTGTCGTACTGGCGGCAGTACCTGGCGATCTCGCCCTTCTACCTGATCTTCGTCGTCTTCTCCTTCGTCCCCGTCTTCTATTCGCTGTATCTGGCCTTCCAGCGCTACGACGGCCTGGGCACCAAGCAGTTCGTGGGATTCCAGCAGTTCGAGTTCCTCTGGAGCGACCCGGTCTTCTGGCTGTCGATCCGCAACACCCTGCTGATCTGGGTCCTGTCCACCGTTCCCACGCTCTTCGGCGCCCTGGTCCTGGCGACGCTGCTGCACTCGGTGCGCCGCTTCAAGGGCTTCTACCGCATCGCCCTCTACGTGCCGAACGTGACGTCGATCGTCGCCGTGGCGATCTTCTTCGGCGCGGTGTTCAGCAACGACTTCGGCCTGGTCAACGCGATCCTGGGCATGGTCGGCATCTCGCCCGTCCCGTGGCTGAGCAACCCGTGGCTGATCAAGGTGGTCATCGCGCTGCTGATGACCTGGATGTGGACCGGCTACAACATGATCATCTACCTGGCCGGCCTTCAGTCCATCCCGAACTCGGTCTACGAGGCGGCCAGGATGGACGGCGCCGGCCCCGTCCGCACCTTCTTCCAGATCACCATTCCGATCATGCGGCCGATCATCCTGTTCACGGTCGTCATCTCGACCATCAACGGCCTGCAGAGCTTCAGCGAACCCCAGGTGCTCTTCGCCAGCAACGCCGCCAACCAGAACCTCGGCGGTCCGGGCCAGGCGGGCCTGACCACGCTGCTGTACTTCTACCAGTCGGCCTTCCTCGACAACGACTACGGCTACGGCGCGGCCATCGTGTGGGCCTTCTTCGTACTGATCATCGTGCTCGTCGTCATCAACTGGCGCATCGTGCAACGAGGGAGGAAGTCATGA
- a CDS encoding sulfotransferase family protein codes for MRDPRMSAIGKGLRRRGRLIAEAVSPPRRPLDAVPAPRTDPAPEEPPYVAPRASRLVDAPVFVLSSVRSGSTLLRVILNSHSRIRAPHEMHLRTVHVHLSRDFTGDAMRALELDRSELEHVLWDRILHHELTRSGKQVIVDKTPPNTLIWPRLHRCWPNARYLLLLRHPGAVVQSLTSRRTDPDHEAIRAEVLSYSEKLEEARRNLPVHVIRYEELTADPEKVTRGICDHLGVDWEPGMLDYGTKDHGTYRPQLGDWSTTIKSGRIQPARTADPTAELPPRLRELAEEWGYQA; via the coding sequence GTGCGAGATCCGCGCATGTCCGCGATAGGCAAGGGGCTCAGGCGCCGCGGCAGACTGATCGCCGAGGCGGTGAGCCCGCCGCGCAGGCCGCTGGACGCCGTCCCCGCACCCCGGACCGACCCCGCGCCCGAGGAGCCGCCGTACGTGGCGCCGCGCGCGTCCCGGCTGGTGGACGCGCCGGTGTTCGTCCTCTCCTCGGTGCGCTCCGGCTCGACGTTGCTGCGGGTGATCCTCAACAGCCACAGCCGGATCCGCGCCCCGCACGAGATGCATCTGCGGACGGTCCACGTCCATCTCTCCCGGGACTTCACCGGGGACGCGATGAGGGCGCTCGAACTCGACAGGTCCGAGCTGGAGCACGTCCTGTGGGACCGCATCCTGCACCATGAGCTCACCCGCAGCGGCAAGCAGGTCATCGTCGACAAGACCCCGCCGAACACCCTCATCTGGCCGCGCCTGCACCGATGTTGGCCGAACGCCCGCTACCTCCTGCTGCTGCGTCACCCCGGCGCCGTCGTCCAGTCCCTCACGAGCCGCCGCACCGACCCGGACCACGAGGCGATCCGGGCCGAAGTCCTCTCCTACAGCGAGAAGCTGGAAGAGGCCCGCCGGAACCTCCCCGTCCACGTGATCCGTTACGAGGAGCTCACCGCCGACCCCGAGAAGGTCACCCGGGGCATCTGCGACCACCTCGGCGTCGACTGGGAGCCGGGGATGCTCGACTACGGCACCAAGGACCACGGCACCTACCGCCCCCAGCTCGGCGACTGGTCCACCACCATCAAGTCCGGCCGCATCCAGCCGGCCCGCACGGCGGACCCGACAGCGGAACTCCCGCCCCGCCTACGGGAGCTGGCCGAGGAATGGGGGTACCAGGCTTGA
- a CDS encoding DeoR/GlpR family DNA-binding transcription regulator, with protein sequence MLAERRHQLILRALRSGGPAAVTDLSEQLGVSPATIRRDLLRLEEEGLLTRVHGGAVVDEGDQPFAEVAEVRVAEKDAIAAKAASMVRDGQSVLLDIGTTAYRLARQLHGRRLTVITSNLVVYEELADDEGIELVLLGGMVRREYRSLVGFLTEDNLRQLHADWLFLGTSGVRPGGQVMDTTVVEVPVKRAMIKAGDKVVLLADSAKFPGTGMARVCGPGELDVVVTNGSVDPGTRSSFEDAGVEVVTV encoded by the coding sequence GTGCTGGCAGAGCGACGACACCAACTCATCCTGCGGGCCCTGCGATCAGGCGGCCCGGCGGCGGTCACCGACCTGTCCGAACAGCTCGGCGTGAGCCCCGCCACCATCCGGCGTGACCTCCTCAGGCTGGAGGAGGAGGGGCTGCTCACCCGTGTGCACGGCGGCGCGGTCGTGGACGAGGGCGACCAGCCCTTCGCCGAGGTCGCCGAGGTGCGGGTGGCCGAGAAGGACGCGATAGCGGCGAAGGCCGCCTCGATGGTCCGCGACGGTCAGTCCGTGCTCCTCGACATCGGGACCACCGCCTACCGCCTGGCCCGGCAGCTGCACGGCCGCCGTCTCACCGTGATCACCAGCAACCTGGTGGTCTACGAGGAGCTGGCCGACGACGAGGGCATCGAACTGGTGCTGCTCGGCGGCATGGTCCGCCGCGAGTACCGTTCCCTCGTCGGCTTCCTCACCGAGGACAACCTCCGGCAACTGCACGCCGACTGGCTGTTCCTCGGCACGAGCGGGGTGCGGCCCGGCGGACAGGTGATGGACACGACCGTCGTCGAGGTCCCGGTCAAACGCGCGATGATCAAGGCCGGCGACAAGGTCGTCCTGCTCGCCGACTCCGCGAAGTTCCCGGGTACGGGGATGGCGCGGGTCTGCGGTCCCGGGGAACTCGACGTGGTCGTGACCAACGGGTCGGTGGACCCGGGCACCCGGTCCTCGTTCGAGGACGCGGGGGTCGAAGTGGTCACGGTATGA
- a CDS encoding ABC transporter substrate-binding protein — protein sequence MDLSRRGFLQAAVLTAAASGLTVACGGDSESGGTKNGKNLTMWYWGGALSDKVVAEAKTHFKGQVKLTSSSIGGDFKQKLTTTLAAGGSSVPDITGIKGEDIASFLPNADRFLDLNDLGFKKISSQYLEWKTKLAQTEDGKQIGFPIDIGPTALFYRADQFDKAGLPSDPAKVAAEAKTWEDYFALGTELKKALPGTFLINNMGSVFSIAVGQGTKRFIDQDNHFIGDQDHIRAAWDTAVRAYTLGLDAKINDQSWNAAVGKSLTTEVGAAWHALDIESAAPGTKGKWRVCATPGGPANQGGSYLTLPQQCRNPEEAFKIISWILSPDNNAKSFTDAAIFPASPETYAMPAMTGPDAFFGGQKIIEVFGPAAEAIPVSYEAPADSAVMAPFMAELTSIEAKGKKPDDAWKDAVSQAKQIARRQGVN from the coding sequence GTGGACCTTTCCCGTAGAGGCTTCCTCCAGGCTGCCGTGCTCACCGCGGCGGCCTCCGGCCTGACCGTCGCCTGTGGCGGCGACTCGGAATCCGGCGGCACCAAGAACGGCAAGAACCTCACCATGTGGTACTGGGGCGGAGCCCTCAGCGACAAGGTGGTCGCCGAGGCCAAGACGCACTTCAAGGGCCAGGTCAAACTGACCAGCTCCTCCATAGGCGGCGACTTCAAGCAGAAGCTCACCACCACCCTCGCCGCGGGCGGCTCCTCCGTGCCGGACATCACCGGCATCAAGGGCGAGGACATCGCCTCCTTCCTGCCCAACGCCGACCGCTTCCTCGACCTGAACGACCTGGGCTTCAAGAAGATCTCGTCGCAGTACCTGGAGTGGAAGACCAAGCTCGCCCAGACCGAGGACGGCAAGCAGATCGGGTTCCCGATCGACATCGGCCCCACCGCGCTCTTCTACCGCGCGGACCAGTTCGACAAGGCCGGGCTGCCCAGCGACCCGGCCAAGGTCGCGGCCGAGGCCAAGACCTGGGAGGACTACTTCGCGCTCGGTACCGAACTGAAGAAGGCGCTGCCCGGCACCTTCCTGATCAACAACATGGGCTCGGTGTTCAGCATCGCGGTCGGCCAGGGCACCAAGCGGTTCATCGACCAGGACAACCACTTCATCGGCGACCAGGACCACATACGTGCCGCGTGGGACACCGCGGTCCGCGCCTACACCCTCGGCCTCGACGCCAAGATCAACGACCAGAGCTGGAACGCCGCCGTCGGCAAGAGCCTGACCACCGAGGTCGGCGCCGCCTGGCACGCGCTGGACATCGAGTCGGCGGCCCCGGGCACCAAGGGCAAGTGGCGGGTCTGCGCGACCCCGGGCGGACCGGCCAACCAGGGCGGCTCCTATCTGACCCTGCCCCAGCAGTGCCGGAACCCCGAAGAGGCATTCAAGATCATCAGCTGGATCCTGAGCCCGGACAACAACGCCAAGAGCTTCACCGACGCCGCCATCTTCCCCGCCTCCCCGGAGACGTACGCGATGCCGGCCATGACGGGCCCCGACGCCTTCTTCGGCGGACAGAAGATCATCGAGGTCTTCGGCCCGGCCGCCGAGGCCATTCCCGTGAGCTACGAGGCCCCCGCCGACTCGGCGGTCATGGCTCCCTTCATGGCCGAGCTGACCAGCATCGAGGCCAAGGGCAAGAAGCCCGACGACGCCTGGAAGGACGCGGTCTCCCAGGCCAAGCAGATCGCCCGGCGACAGGGGGTGAACTGA
- a CDS encoding 6-phospho-beta-glucosidase — protein MKLTILGGGGFRVPLVYGALLGDRAEGRVTHVVLHDLDAERLSAVTRVLAEQAADVPDAPAVTATTDLDEALTGADFIFSAIRVGGLEGRANDERVALDEGVLGQETVGAGGIAYGLRTVPVAVDIARRVARLAPDAWVINFTNPAGLVTEAMSRHLGDRVIGICDSPVGLGRRIARVLGVTNPKEAWIDYVGLNHLGWVRGLRVAGRDELPRLLADRDLLGSFEEGKLFGVDWLQSLGAIPNEYLHYYYFNREAVRAYQAVEKTRGAFLKDQQAHFYEEMRRPDAHALKAWDRTRAEREATYMSENRETAGAGERDADDLSGGYEKVALALMRAIARDERTTLILNVRNKGTLSALDTEAVIEVPCLVDANGAHPVAVAPLPDHATGLVCAVKAVEREVLAAAEAGSRTTAVKAFALHPLVDSVNVARRLVEGYIEVHPGLAYLK, from the coding sequence GTGAAGCTGACGATTCTGGGCGGCGGAGGATTCCGGGTGCCCCTCGTGTACGGGGCGCTCCTCGGGGACCGCGCCGAGGGCCGGGTCACCCATGTCGTGCTGCACGACCTGGACGCCGAGCGGCTCTCCGCCGTCACCCGCGTCCTGGCCGAGCAGGCGGCGGACGTGCCCGACGCCCCGGCGGTGACCGCCACCACCGACCTCGACGAGGCCCTCACCGGCGCCGACTTCATCTTCTCCGCGATCCGCGTCGGCGGCCTGGAGGGCCGCGCGAACGACGAGCGGGTGGCCCTCGACGAAGGCGTCCTCGGCCAGGAGACCGTCGGCGCCGGCGGCATCGCCTACGGCCTGCGCACGGTCCCCGTCGCCGTGGACATCGCCCGCCGGGTGGCCCGGCTCGCCCCCGACGCCTGGGTCATCAACTTCACCAACCCGGCCGGCCTGGTCACCGAGGCCATGTCCCGCCACCTCGGCGACCGCGTCATCGGCATCTGCGACTCACCGGTGGGCCTCGGCCGCCGTATCGCCCGTGTCCTCGGGGTGACGAACCCCAAGGAGGCCTGGATCGACTACGTCGGCCTCAACCACCTCGGCTGGGTCCGCGGCCTGCGCGTCGCCGGCCGCGACGAACTCCCGCGCCTGCTCGCCGACCGCGACCTCCTCGGCTCCTTCGAGGAGGGCAAGCTCTTCGGCGTCGACTGGCTCCAGTCCCTCGGCGCGATCCCCAACGAGTACCTGCACTACTACTACTTCAACCGCGAGGCCGTCCGCGCCTACCAGGCGGTCGAGAAGACCCGGGGCGCCTTCCTCAAGGACCAGCAGGCCCACTTCTACGAGGAGATGCGCCGCCCCGACGCCCACGCGCTCAAGGCCTGGGACCGCACCCGCGCCGAGCGCGAGGCCACCTACATGTCGGAGAACCGGGAGACGGCCGGCGCCGGCGAACGCGACGCCGACGACCTGTCCGGCGGCTACGAGAAGGTCGCCCTCGCCCTGATGCGGGCCATCGCCCGCGACGAACGCACCACCCTCATCCTCAACGTCCGCAACAAGGGAACCCTCTCGGCCCTCGACACCGAGGCCGTCATCGAGGTGCCCTGCCTGGTCGACGCCAACGGCGCCCACCCGGTCGCCGTCGCCCCCCTGCCCGACCATGCCACCGGCCTGGTCTGCGCGGTCAAGGCCGTCGAACGCGAGGTCCTCGCCGCCGCCGAGGCGGGTTCCCGTACGACCGCGGTGAAGGCCTTCGCCCTGCACCCGCTGGTCGACTCGGTCAATGTGGCGCGCAGGCTGGTGGAGGGATACATCGAGGTCCACCCGGGCCTGGCGTACCTTAAGTAG